The Bradyrhizobium barranii subsp. barranii genome segment TGGCGCGGTACGTAAGGGGTGAATTCGAGATCGGGCCGGTCGAGGCGGGTGAGCTGCGAGAGCTCGTTCATGGCGAGCACGCCGTCGACCAGGAAGACCTCGTCGTCGGCGGCCGACAGCGCATGCTGCACGAAGCTGCGCAGCTCCTCCGGCATCTTGCCGTCGATCTCGAGCCGGATCACCGACCCGCGGCGGCGGCGCTTCAGAGCGGTCTCGAACAGGCGAACGAGGTCTTCGGCCTCTTCCTCGATTTCGAGCTCGGAGTCGCGGATGATGCGGAAGGCGCCCTGGCCGTGGAGATTGTAGCCGGGGAACAGGCGGTTGATGAACAGCCCGGTCGCCTGCTCGAGCGAGATCAGCCGCACGACCTTGCCCTCGGCCGGCAGCCGGATGAAGCGGTCGATCTTGCCGGGCATACGAATTAGCGCGTTCATCTGCTTGCCGTCGGCGGCGCGCGTCAGCTGGAGCGCGATGGTGAAGCCGAGGCTCGGAATGAACGGGAAGGGGTGAGCCGGGTCGATCGCGAGCGGGGTCAACAGCGGAAACACGTTGTTGAGGAAGTAGTCCTCGATCCAGGTCCGTTCCGCCTTGGTGACGTCCTTGCCGTCGACCAGCACGATGCCGACGTCGGCCAGCGTGCCGCGCAGGTCGCGCCAGATCGCCTGCTGGTCGGAGGCAAGCTGCGAGACGGTGCGGTTGATCAGCGCGAGCTGCTCGGACGGCGTCAGGCCGTCGGGGCTGCGCTCGGCGATGCCCTCGCGGATCTGGGCCTTGATGCCAGCGACGCGGACCATGAAGAATTCGTCGAGGTTATTCGCTGAAATCGACAGGAATCGCACCCGCTCCAGCATGGGGTGGCTGGGATTGACCGCTTCCTCGAGGACGCGGCGGTTGAAATGCAGCCAGGAGAGCTCGCGATTGATGAAGCGCTCGGGACTTGAGGCAATCGCCGGCAGGCCCTCGGTCTCCGGGGCTTTTTCTTTAATTTCAACAGCTTGCGCAGAGTCCATCAGAAGTCGATCCATCCAGTTCGCCTCAATTTGCGACTTATGCGCAAAACCGGCGGGAGCATGTGTTAGTCCGATGACGTTTCGATGACATTGATGTTCCGCCGCTGCGCCGCGTCAAGCGGCCTTGGAGCCAGGGTGGAGGGGTCAGGCGTCCCGAAGCAGCTCGGCCGCCAGGGCCCGCGTGACGGGGCGACCGAGGCGCAGGGCCTCGCTGTCGAGCAGCTCAACGGCCTCCCGTGCGGCCGCCGAGGACCGCTCCAGGCGGGTGGCGAGGTAGCTGACCACGCTCTCATCCACGGTGAGCTGGCGGTCGGCGCAGAACTTGACGATCAGGCCGCGGAAAAGCTGGTCGTCGGGCGGCAGCAGCGAGATGACAGGCACCGCGCGCAGCCGCGAGCGCAGGTCGCGCAGCTCGATCTCGATCGACGCCGGTACCTCGCGGCCGGTGAAGAGCAGGTAGGCCCCATCCTCGCGGGCGAGGTTCATCAGATGAAACAGGGCCCGCTCGTCGAACTCTTTTGCCTTGAGATCCTCGACCACCAGCGCGCCGGTGGCGAGCGTGCCCGGGACGTTTTCGGCGGTCAGCCCATTGGCTGTGGTCGAGCGGGCGCCGGAAGCCTCGGCCCAGATCGCGGCGAGATGGCTCTTGCCGCTTCCTTCCGGGCCGGCCAGCCACATGATCCGGTTCGGCCATTCAGGCCAGGCATCGATGAGGGCAAGACCGGCTTCGTTGGCGGGGCCTTCGAGAAAATTGTCCCGGCTGAGGCTCTCCGCGTGCGGAAGCGAGAATGCCAATTGTCGGGGATGAACGCGGCCTGCCACGCTTGCTGTGCTCCGTGCCGGCGCGCCGGCTTCGTTTGAAGAGATTCGACGTCATCGAGCGGGAGTTGGCCTTTTGCGGGGCCGCATCCCGGTTCATTTGGCCTCGATCGTGCTACTTGGCTTCGATCGTACTCATGTGCCGCAGCCACTCGACGAGATAGAGCGACACGGACGAGAGCGTGAAGATCGTGACGAGGCCCATCAGGATCATATCATAGGGCGCCGGCTTGAAGCCGAAAGCGAGGGAGGCCAGCACCAGCGCCGCGTAGGCCACCTGGGCGGCGGTGTTGAGCTTCGACACCTTCGACGGCTTCATCTCGACCGGCTTGTCGAACAGCCAGGACACGATCACGGCGGCGACGATCATGATGTCGCGCGACACGACCAGGATCACGATCCAGCGCGGGATGTCGCCCCAGATCCCCAGCGCCAGATAGATCGAGACCAGCAGCGCCTTGTCCGCGAGCGGATCGAGCAGGGCGCCGAGCTCGCTCGTCATGTTGAAGCGCTTGGCGAGGAAGCCGTCGACCGCGTCGCTGACGCCGGCAATGAGGAAGACGGCGAACGCAACCTCCATTTGGCTCGACACGATGGCCCAGACGATGATTGGGACCAGCATGATGCGGCCCAGGGTAATGATATTCGGAATACTCACGCGGCGCTTCCTGGCACCCGGCCTGACCTCGAATCCGGCCCGATTGAAGGCTGAACCGGTTGATATCTACATAGTATAGGGCGGGGCGCCACGCTTGCCATTGCGCGTCCCCGGAATTCGACGTAACCAGCCGCAAACCCACTGGAAATCGGGCATGACCGACCGCAAAAACGGCCTCACTTACGCCGATTCAGGCGTCGATATCGACGCGGGCAACCGCCTGGTCGATCTGATCAAGCCGATGGTGCGCGCCACCGCGCGGCCCGGCGCCGACGCCGAGATCGGCGGATTCGGCGGCCTGTTCGACCTCAAGGCGGCCGGTTTCAAGGACCCCGTCCTGGTCGCCGCGACCGACGGCGTCGGCACCAAGGTCAAGATCGCGATCGAGACCGGCCTGCATGGCGGGATCGGCATCGACCTCGTCGCCATGAGCGTCAACGACCTCGTGGTGCAGGGCGCCGAGCCGTTGTTCTTCCTCGACTATTTCGCCTGCGGCAAGCTCGACCCGGAGGCGACCGCCTCGATCGTCGCCGGTGTCGCCGAAGGCTGCCGCGAATCCGGCTGCGCCCTGATCGGGGGCGAGACCGCCGAGATGCCCGGCCTCTACAAGGACGGCGACTACGACCTCGGCGGCTTTGCCGTCGGCGCCGCCGAGCGCGGTACCTTATTGCCGCGCAAGGACATCGCCGCGGGCGATGCCGTGATCGGCCTTGCCTCTTCTGGCGTGCACTCCAACGGCTTCTCGCTGGTGCGCAAGATCGTCGAGCAGTCCGGCCTCAGCTTCGAGGCGCCGGCCCCGTTCGCGCCGGTCATGACGCTCGGCGGCGCGCTTCTGACGCCGACGCGGCTCTACGTCAAATCCTGCCTGCGTGCGATCCGCGAGACCGGCGCGGTGAAGGGGCTTGCCCACATCACCGGCGGCGGTTTCACCGACAACATTCCACGCGTGCTGCCGAGCCATCTTGGCGTCGGCATCGATTTGGCGCGCCTGCCGGTGCTGCCGGTGTTCAAATGGCTGGCTGCTCAAGCCGGCATCGCCGAGCTCGAGATGCTGCGCACCTTCAACTGCGGCATCGGCATGATCGCAATCGTCGAGCCCGACAAGGTCGATCAGGTCGTGCAGGTCTTCAGCGATGCCGGTGAAACGGTGGCGCAGCTCGGTACCGTGATTCCGGCCGAGGGCGAGCACCGCGTCGTCTACAACGGCCACCTCGACCTGGCGCTGTGATGACTGGCGCTGTGATGAAGCGCCGCGTCGCCATCCTGATCTCCGGCCGCGGCTCCAACATGTCCGCGCTGATCAGGGCCGCTGCTGCGGCGGAGTTTCCAGCGGAAATCTCGCTCGTCATCTCCAACAAGGCCGACGCTCTCGGGCTCGAACGCGCAAAGGCGAGCGGCGTCAACACGCTGGTGATCGAAAGCAAGCCGTTCGGCAAGGACCGCGCCGGCTTCGAAAAGCTGCTGCAGGCCGCGCTCGACCAGCACGGCATCGAGCTGATCTGTCTCGGCGGCTTCATGCGCCTGTTCACGGCCGAGTTCACCAAGGCCTGGTATGGGCGGATGCTCAACATCCATCCGTCGCTGCTGCCGTCATTCCCTGGTTTGGACCCGCACGGTCAGGCTTTGCGCGCCGGCGTCAAACTGTCTGGCGCGACAGTGCACTTCGTGATCCCCGAGACCGATGCTGGCCCGATCGTGATGCAGGGTGCAGTCCCTGTTAGCGACCACGACACGGGCGCTACGCTGTCGGAGCGCATTCTCGAGGTGGAGCATCGCATCTATCCCGAAGCGCTGCGGTTGCTAGCGACCGGCAAGGTCCGGATCGAGGGCGATGTGTGCAGGACGGACGGAAGCGGGCCCTCGGAGAATTTCCTGGTATCGCCGGTGGTGCGCTGAAGCGCCGTCGCACCGTGTTTCGTCTTCGCAAACAAAATCCCCCGGCAGAGCCGGGGGCATCGTCATGATCTCTCGCGCGAGAGCTTTGAGAGAAATCAGGAGACCTTGAGGTTCTCCGCGGATGCTTTGCCGCGGTTCTCCACGAGGTCGTATTCAACCACCTGGTTCTCATTAAGGGTCGAGAGTCCGGCACGCTCGACGGCCGAGATATGGACGAACACGTCCTTATCGCTGCCGTTCGGCTTGATGAACCCATAGCCCTTGGTCGGGTTGAACCATTTGACGGTGCCCTTTTGCGGCATCGCTCATCTCCTCCACTAGATACAAAAAAGACGCGGCCGCAGTTTCGCGTGCCACGCCACAAACGGGCTTCCGGTAGTCTGTTCGAGTCTCAATGTCGCGAAACGCACAGCCGAGCGGCCAATTCCGATTGTGTCCAATATTGCAACATGAAATTCGCGCGTTAGCAAGCGGTGCACGGCTTTCAAGATCGCGGCGGGTGTCGCTGTCTGCTATTTGCGACCTGTGGCAAGGGAACCACAATCGAGGCAATAGCCCCGCTCCAGCGCGCCCAACCGGTTGACCCTGCGTGGCAGTTCGGCACAAATCGCCGCAAGCGCGCGCCGTTCGTGTTGCATTTTTGCGCTCCGCCACTTTGCTTTGGGATTAGTCGTCATGCGCTGCGCCTTGCAGCTCTCCGGGACACGGCAGACGGTCGGGCTGGGCCGTGTCCGCCGGATCGCGGCTGCGCTCGTCATGGCGCTTGGACTCGTCGTGATGATGTCGGGGACATCAGCCTTCGCGCAGAGTCCCACGCCCACGCCCACGCCGACCCCGACCCCGACCCCGACACCCACGGCGTCACCGACCCCCACGCCGACCGCGACCAATTACGACCAGTCGGCCGGCAACAGTGCGCTCTATCTTGGCTCCAATTTCCTGGAGCGGCTCGGCAACCAGGCCTCTGGCGGCGTCAACCGTGCATCGCGCAACAATCCCGGTGGGGGCGGCGCCTCGGCGAGCACGGAGGATCCGCTCTACCGCACCTGGTTCGAAGGCTATGGCATCTCGGTCCGGACCGACGCGCAAGGCGACTTCCTCGGCGACAAGCGCAAGACCTTTGGCGGCGTCGCCGGCTTCGGCGCGCGGGGCGCGCCGGGCGTCAATCTCGGCTTCTCCGTCGACCAGAGCCATACCGACATCGACGTGCCGCTGGCGCTCCAGTCGGCGACGCTCGACCTGACGCAAATCGGTTTCAACGGCTCGGTCGACAAGGGACCGTGGACCTGGGCATTCGCAGTGGTGCACGGTTTCGGCAAGGTCCGTTCCAGCAGGGACACCGGCGTTGGTCTTGCGACCGCGGGTTATCGTGCCGCGATCGACGGTGGCCTGACCGAGATCAGCTACTACTGGACCAAGGACCAGATGCGCGTCGTGCCCAAGGGCGCGCTCGAATATGTGCGCGCCACCAGCGCTGCGTTCCAGGAGGCCGGAGGGCTCGATCCATTGAACGTCGGCTCCACGGCACTCTCACGCGCACGCGTGATGATCGGCGCGGAGATCGGGCGCTACTTCATCTACGACCAGAAGATCCTGGACCTGTCGGCCTACGGCAAGTTCGTCGACAATTTCTACCAGAACCTGGGATCGGTGCAGGTCAGCCTGGGAACCCAGAGCATCGTCGTTCCCGGCATCGGGGAGAGCCGTTACGGCATGGATGCCGGCGCCTCGGCCTCGCTCAGCCTCACCAGCGTCGCGCGGCTCTACATCAACTATGACGGCAAGTTCCGCAACGAATTGACGTCACACCAGGGCACGGTCGGCTTCGAATACAGATGGTGAGGCGAAGCGCCCCCTGCGTCTAAGTCGGCGTTGCCGCGACATAACCCGTTAGCCCAAAGCCCTCGCGCGCGGCCGTCATCATTGGCACCAGTGCATTCGGATGGATGAACTCGTCGCGGAAGCAGGGATAGGTCTTGGCATCGAAGATCTTCTTCAGCCAGTCGACCACGATCTTGTGGCGCTCGGAGTTGCGGAATTCCTTGTGATAGGTGAGCCAGAGATCGGCGTGGTGGCTGACGCCGAGATCGACGGCGACGAGCGGTGCGCCGAGCGCGATCGACACGGTCGGCAGGAAGCCGATGCCGGCGCCGCGCTCCACGGCATAGAGCACGCCGACCGAGGAGTTGGTCTTGATCCCGACGATGCCCTCGAGCGACTTCAGTCCAAGCACGCGGGCGTAGGCGCCGTCGTCGACCTGCGGCGCGCTCTGCTTGATGATGCGGTGGTTCTTCAGCTCGGCGAGGGACGCCGGCACGCCGTAGAGGCTCTCGTATTCCCTGGAGACGAAGGGATAGATGTGCAGGCGGCCGAGCTTGGCGACGATCAGGTCGGGATTGGTCGGCGGCTCGAGCTGGATCGCGATGTCGGATTCAAGCCGGGCGACGTCGGCCTGCTCCATCGCGCAGCGCAGATCGACGGTGATCTTGCGATAGGTCTTCTGGAAATCGATCAGCCGCGGCAGGATCCAGAAATTGCCGGGGCCTTCCGTCACCGCGACGCGCACGGTGCCTGACGTGTCGCTCGACGATCGCGAAGCACGCCGGAAGACGTTGAAGGCATGACGCTCCATATGCGCGACGTCGGCGATCATCGCAGCGCCTTCATCGCTGAGCGTCAGTCCGCTCTGGTCGCGCAGGAACAGCTTGCAGTCGATGCTCTCTTCGAGCCGGTCGATCCTGCGCATCAGCGTGGTGGAGGTGAGGCCGAGTTCTTCGGCCGCGTTGCGGAAACTTTTATATTTTGCGCACGCTAAAAAGAGTTTCAAATCGTCCCAGGACGCGTCCAGGGCTTCTTCACGGTGCTGCATCAAAGCAGCACCCCGGTGCAATAACTGCTGCATACGCCAGATCCCCAACCGCTAAGGTCATCGTCATAGCGGGGCACTAAATCCTCGGACGATAGAGGGGTGACATGAGTATGGAAAGGGGCTCCTTTGCCGCAAGGCATGATTTCGATGCATTGCCGCTCAGTCCGGACGTCGATGTCCGATGTGCGCAATCTTCCGAAATTGCTGCGCTTTCTGAAATGGCGCACCGGCTGGTGCCGGGTGTGCAGATCGGAACGGCAGAGCTTGCGCGATATTTCACGTTCGATCCTCAGAGCATCCTGACATTCAGTCGCAAGGGCAATCTGGTCGGCGGCATGGCCTTCTTGTTCCTCAACGACCGCGGACACGATGCGCTGCTGCTCGACGAGATCTGCCTGACCGCACCCGAAACGCGCTATCTCGCTTCCGCGAAGGAAGACGTTGCAGCGATCTACATCTGGGCGATCGCGGCGACAGGCCGGGGTATCGCCGGTCTCGGCAAGGCCGCGGCTCATCTACGTCAGGTAAGGTTTCGCGGCGCGGATTGCTATGCGCAGCCGTCAACCGTGGCCGGACGCGACATCATGAAGGCGACGGGATTCGACCCCGTCCCGAGCTTCCAGCCCGATCTCTGGTGTTACGAGCGGCCCTGGCATCGGCAGCCGATGCGGATGCCGGGCGCGATCATCCAAACAAGGAGTTTTGCAGATGCACGGCACTAGGATTCCCCTCGCCAAGCCCGACTCCCGCGCCATCACCATTCGCCTCGCGCGCGATCCCAACGACCTCATGCTGGTCACCGCCATTCGCGCGGCGGTCTATCTCGCCGAGCAGGATTGTCCGTTCGACGAGGAGTTCGACGGCAACGACATGGTCGCAGCGCACTTCATCGGCTACGTCGGCAACGAGCCTGCGGGTTGCCTGCGGGTACGCTTCTTCGGGGATTTCGCCAAGGTGGAGCGGCTCGCGGTGCGTCATCAATATCGGCGCTCGCGCGTCTCGTTCAAGCTGGTTCAGGCGAGCGTCGACTATGTGAAGCGCAAGGGCTTTCGCAAGATCTACGGCCAGGCGCAGGACCGGCTGGTCGATTTCTGGGCTCATTTCGGCGCCAAGCCGCTCGGTCACAACCGCAAGATCACCTTCTCGGATTTCTCCTACACGGAGATGCTGCTGGAGATCGAGCCGGGGCCGGACGCCATCACGCTGGACAGCGATCCCTATGTGATCATCCGTCCCGAGGGCGATTGGGACCGGCCCGGCGTGCTCGACGCATCCGCGGGGCGGGCGGTGACCTCGCCGCTACGGGACCTCGCACTCGCCGATCACTGAAATTGGTGCAGCTCTGCGCAAGACAATGCTGGCTTCCATTACCGATGATCCGTCGATCCTGGTCTGTGCGGATCTCCAGGTCGAATATCTGACCCCCGGGCGTCGCCATGTCATCCTCGACGGCGAAGCCGCCACCGTGCGCTGCCTGGAGCTCCTGACACTGTGGCGCACCAATCTCTGGCCGGTGATGCATCTGAAGCGCATCGCCCAGGCGGCGTGGTTCAATCCGGCATCCAGGCTGACCGATTGGATCGCGGAGGCGAAGCCGCGGCCCGGCGAAATGACTTTCGAGCACCCGCTGCCGTCGGCCTACAGCTCTTCGCGGTTCGTGGACTACATGTCCAATATCCGCAATGTGCGCTGCATTCTGGTCGGCTTTTCC includes the following:
- a CDS encoding autotransporter outer membrane beta-barrel domain-containing protein — translated: MRCALQLSGTRQTVGLGRVRRIAAALVMALGLVVMMSGTSAFAQSPTPTPTPTPTPTPTPTASPTPTPTATNYDQSAGNSALYLGSNFLERLGNQASGGVNRASRNNPGGGGASASTEDPLYRTWFEGYGISVRTDAQGDFLGDKRKTFGGVAGFGARGAPGVNLGFSVDQSHTDIDVPLALQSATLDLTQIGFNGSVDKGPWTWAFAVVHGFGKVRSSRDTGVGLATAGYRAAIDGGLTEISYYWTKDQMRVVPKGALEYVRATSAAFQEAGGLDPLNVGSTALSRARVMIGAEIGRYFIYDQKILDLSAYGKFVDNFYQNLGSVQVSLGTQSIVVPGIGESRYGMDAGASASLSLTSVARLYINYDGKFRNELTSHQGTVGFEYRW
- the purN gene encoding phosphoribosylglycinamide formyltransferase, with translation MKRRVAILISGRGSNMSALIRAAAAAEFPAEISLVISNKADALGLERAKASGVNTLVIESKPFGKDRAGFEKLLQAALDQHGIELICLGGFMRLFTAEFTKAWYGRMLNIHPSLLPSFPGLDPHGQALRAGVKLSGATVHFVIPETDAGPIVMQGAVPVSDHDTGATLSERILEVEHRIYPEALRLLATGKVRIEGDVCRTDGSGPSENFLVSPVVR
- the purM gene encoding phosphoribosylformylglycinamidine cyclo-ligase, which produces MTDRKNGLTYADSGVDIDAGNRLVDLIKPMVRATARPGADAEIGGFGGLFDLKAAGFKDPVLVAATDGVGTKVKIAIETGLHGGIGIDLVAMSVNDLVVQGAEPLFFLDYFACGKLDPEATASIVAGVAEGCRESGCALIGGETAEMPGLYKDGDYDLGGFAVGAAERGTLLPRKDIAAGDAVIGLASSGVHSNGFSLVRKIVEQSGLSFEAPAPFAPVMTLGGALLTPTRLYVKSCLRAIRETGAVKGLAHITGGGFTDNIPRVLPSHLGVGIDLARLPVLPVFKWLAAQAGIAELEMLRTFNCGIGMIAIVEPDKVDQVVQVFSDAGETVAQLGTVIPAEGEHRVVYNGHLDLAL
- a CDS encoding LysR family transcriptional regulator, producing MQQLLHRGAALMQHREEALDASWDDLKLFLACAKYKSFRNAAEELGLTSTTLMRRIDRLEESIDCKLFLRDQSGLTLSDEGAAMIADVAHMERHAFNVFRRASRSSSDTSGTVRVAVTEGPGNFWILPRLIDFQKTYRKITVDLRCAMEQADVARLESDIAIQLEPPTNPDLIVAKLGRLHIYPFVSREYESLYGVPASLAELKNHRIIKQSAPQVDDGAYARVLGLKSLEGIVGIKTNSSVGVLYAVERGAGIGFLPTVSIALGAPLVAVDLGVSHHADLWLTYHKEFRNSERHKIVVDWLKKIFDAKTYPCFRDEFIHPNALVPMMTAAREGFGLTGYVAATPT
- a CDS encoding GNAT family N-acetyltransferase, whose product is MHGTRIPLAKPDSRAITIRLARDPNDLMLVTAIRAAVYLAEQDCPFDEEFDGNDMVAAHFIGYVGNEPAGCLRVRFFGDFAKVERLAVRHQYRRSRVSFKLVQASVDYVKRKGFRKIYGQAQDRLVDFWAHFGAKPLGHNRKITFSDFSYTEMLLEIEPGPDAITLDSDPYVIIRPEGDWDRPGVLDASAGRAVTSPLRDLALADH
- a CDS encoding CDP-alcohol phosphatidyltransferase family protein, with amino-acid sequence MSIPNIITLGRIMLVPIIVWAIVSSQMEVAFAVFLIAGVSDAVDGFLAKRFNMTSELGALLDPLADKALLVSIYLALGIWGDIPRWIVILVVSRDIMIVAAVIVSWLFDKPVEMKPSKVSKLNTAAQVAYAALVLASLAFGFKPAPYDMILMGLVTIFTLSSVSLYLVEWLRHMSTIEAK
- a CDS encoding isochorismatase family protein, which gives rise to MLASITDDPSILVCADLQVEYLTPGRRHVILDGEAATVRCLELLTLWRTNLWPVMHLKRIAQAAWFNPASRLTDWIAEAKPRPGEMTFEHPLPSAYSSSRFVDYMSNIRNVRCILVGFSLDETILATAVDGFHRSHRYQIVTDAVACRQPGTGDAAVYKQSVVNVIGNFATVHASAELIRTSGAIAV
- a CDS encoding cold-shock protein codes for the protein MPQKGTVKWFNPTKGYGFIKPNGSDKDVFVHISAVERAGLSTLNENQVVEYDLVENRGKASAENLKVS
- a CDS encoding P-loop NTPase family protein, which produces MAGRVHPRQLAFSLPHAESLSRDNFLEGPANEAGLALIDAWPEWPNRIMWLAGPEGSGKSHLAAIWAEASGARSTTANGLTAENVPGTLATGALVVEDLKAKEFDERALFHLMNLAREDGAYLLFTGREVPASIEIELRDLRSRLRAVPVISLLPPDDQLFRGLIVKFCADRQLTVDESVVSYLATRLERSSAAAREAVELLDSEALRLGRPVTRALAAELLRDA